atTTTGCCAATCTATTCCTAAATCTCGGCTAAGGGTACATCTTAATTACTAGatccattaaatttttaaattacaaatatatcCTACATGTATGGACACATTAGGTATGAGTATGACTAGCTCTGCCCTATCAACAACcatgataataaaatacaccaaaaaggaaatgctATAACAAATTAGTGAATGTTGCATTTCTTAATCCTAACAATCGATTCCCGAAATATATTCCACCACCACCCCAATTTCAGTTCAAAATTCCCCTGTATCTTAGTGGAGatgataatttaattcaaaatataattaatttaaagaatataCTAATTCAGCCgtctaataataatactaattcaatttttgtgggCTTCCACTATTATTAATCGATGGAGCCATTCAAGCAATAACTCCCGCATTTCCCGTCATCCACTCTCTTTTTGccacaatttttttacaattaatattaacaaaatataaatatttaaaaaggaGACACTCCcttctcatttttaaaattgattttcttcCAATTGTTGTGCACCACTCGGTAAAAGACTAAAATCCCAATCCATCTCAGACTGAATTTCTCTTCAGTCTTTCTAGAGAGAGTGGTAAGCAAGAAAAGAAGCAGTCTTCCCTTCCTTGTGTAGTGGTTTTGACTGGGAAAAGGGTTTTCTTGTATTTCTTCTGAATTTCTTCTAAATCTGAATTCCATTACAAATTCCCAATTCTTGCATTCTATTGTCTTTTGTTTCAGAACTCTTGTCGCCTTGTTAATCATGGCCTCAAATTGatgttttcttgaaaataatttccaCATTCCTTTATTCTAATCCAATTCCTTTAGTTTCCTCGATTTTTCCCAATTGTTTAAGTATTTCTAACAAATCCATCATTTACATACAGCTCATCCAATCCTTTCACATGAACGCCTTTTCATAAAGTTAAATATTTCTCGAGAATTTCATtgcctataaatataaatacgaATATTCTGTGTGTGCTTCCGCCTTTGATTGAGCAATGGGCTGCGCCACGTCGAAGCCGAAAGTCTGCCGGAGCTGCCAGCGCCCCTACTCTCCGGTGCGGCGGAGCTACTCGATGCACGTGCACCACCCGCCGCAGAAGACAGGGGACAGCTACCATCTCGTCGCCCTCACTTCCTCCACATTGGGATCCCTCAAGCTCGATCCCCTCATCCAAACCCTCGCCGCCGACAAATCCACCGACGATCGGAATCAGAAACCGTCAATTGAAGATGCAGAGATTgagaaagagaaggagaaagaggTAATTCCATCGGTGAAGGAGGAATTCGCGATGGGGATGATTGAGGCGAAGACATGGTCCCACATGATCGACtccaaaatccccaaattgcCCCCCATGACTCCGGTCATTACTCCGCCGGGTGAACCGGAGACGATCGACGCTTGGGAGATGATGGAGGGCCTCGAGGACTCCAGCCCCCTCCGCCCCGCCCACTTCCGCAGCTTCTCCTTCCACGTCGGCTCCGGCGCCGACGATCAGCCGACGCCGCGCGTCAAGGAAATCAGCGGCGGGAGCAGCAGCAGCGACGGTGACACCGAAATCAGCTCCAACGACACCTCAATCGCCTCCGAATTCGACACCGGCGTGATCGCCACGCTGCGGAGGGCGCTGGAGGATCTCCCGCCGGCGAATCCGTTCCACCTCCGGCCAATCGGAGAAGACGAAAAACAGAGCGaaaaggagaagaaggaaAAGGACAAATTGATCGTGTATTTCACGAGCTTGCGCGGCGTGAGGAAGACGTACGAGGATTGCTGCCACGTGAGAGTGATGCTGAAGGGACTGGGGGCGAAGGTCGACGAGAGGGACGTGTCGATGCACTCCGGCTTCAAGGAGGAGCTCAAGACGGCGCTGCTGGCGGCCGAGGCCGGCGGCATTGGCCTCCCCAGCGTCTTCCTCAACGGAAAGCTCGTCGGCGGGGCCGACGAGATTCGCCGCCTCAACGAGGAGGGGATGCTGGGGAAGCTGGTGGAGAATTGCGAGCCGGCCGATGAAGGAGGGCTCGCGGCCGGGTGTGAGGCGTGCGGTGACGTCAGGTTCGTCCCGTGCGAGACGTGTTCGGGGAGTTGTAAAATATACTATGATGCGGATTCCGAAAACAAAGACGAAGACGAAGATGGAAATGATGGCAACGACAACGATGACGGCGACGACGATGACAATGAGGAATGCGGGTTCAAGAGATGCCCCGATTGCAACGAAAACGGGCTTATACGATGCCCGATTTGTTGCGattgaagaaaaatcaaaCCATCTTGATTTTTGGTTCATATACAATTTTTGGGAgtttaatttacattaaagtgaagaaaatattGCATTTCTTCAGTTGATGCTGTTTGTTGTGTTCAAGCATGAGTGTGATACATTTTCTACTTAATTTACATCAACATAGATGTTTGATTGCTGTAAATACTGTAGATTAGTGTATTGATTCTTAATACATTACTAATACtctactagtagtatttgtttgttttcttcaaattaatgttaatCTGAGCAATGTCTTCTCGTTCTGTGTTCTGCTTTTCAATCTCCTATATTATGGTCAAATAAGACCTTATTAGTCCAAGTCCTAATTTAATATACCTTTtaactaaaatgaaatgtaaaagcaaactttttgtttatttattgtttgcTATGATAAATTAGACCAGGAAAGGTTTCAAGAAAGTTGTATGCAGGCTGCCAAAGTGGAAGAAAGGCTAAGTTGGAAAGCATGAAAACCTGgttgtttgatttatttatttttgttttatttaaattggaaagcaagaaaaactggttgtttgatttattttattttattttgagttaaTATGGTTGTTGAAATAGAAGAATGTGTTGATATCTGAGTTCTGCAGTTGTTGGACGGCAACAATCATTCTCGTGAGGTTTTAGTGGTGGCCGacttctttaatttatttaattaatactcgtagattaattaatactattgtTATAATATCTGCGACTGAgttttcaagaaattaaacaGGGTGGTGGGAGTGAGACTAGTCGTACATATTAGGTGAAAGATTGTGGTCAGCGCAGTCAATCCGGTTTATCTGGAACTTAACCTATTCCACTTTCCCTTTTTATGagtaaaaattactactactagtattggTTCCCAGTTCGCCTTAAACCACGAAGTTGGAACCCTTTTTTAGTCCGCGAACTTTGTATAGTAAGATGATTGTCTTTCTGTCTAATAGATCAAAGTCATAAAAAAGTACTACGTATTACTATAATCTGAAAAATTTTAGCATAAGTCCCGATATTCTATCTGATGATACATGTTCGATCATAGCTGGCTCGACCGATATTGAGATAACCTCACCAAGCCCATCACCGCAGACCCATCAGACATCCGCGACCTTAACCAAATGCTCGAAAAGAAACACTAAACCCATCCACGACCTCAGATATCAAGGCCTTCTCAAGGGATTATCATTCaagatatatattttactttatttgcaagatatatttttatgatgtCATCTTCTCAGAGTTTTCTctgtttttagtattaatttgaaacgcaacaaattgaaattggaGTACGATTTATACACTAAAAGTTGAGATCTGTATTTtcctatatttttttgttggtgcAAGATTATACATCCAAAGTTGGCACGATAACGGTAGTGCTGATGTACATGTACTAGCTGCAATGTGTATGGTTTTTACATctagaaattataatattagaaTGAAAAGGTGAATAACAGTTGAAAACTTgcattgtaatttatttaggTGTTGCAATTAAATTGACCGccaaacaatatatataaacacatatattatCATTAATTCAACATGTGCAGAGGGTATAAGAAAGTGACAATCAGTTTAACTCAAATTGTTTgcatttaaatgaaattattgccTTTTAATATGTGGAgtgacttttttatttataaacaattaaGGGTGCATCGAAGCTGAATGTTACAGCAGATGGCGCTCCTCAAAAGTGAATTAAGTTTCAACAATAAGGTAAAGGCAATCATATACATTGAAATTTAGGGATATATCTTGTcaaaaaagattttaaaaaaacaaatagatAGATAAATCATACTAATAAGATGACAAATGTGTTTTGACAAGTGAGATTAGAGCTACCGAATTGATTGATGGTGATGCAACACatggttgaaaatttgaaataataggAGATTATTATTTACCATaatgttccattttttttgtaatagtAGCTAGCATTTTCCTGTGCCTCAAGGAGAATGTAGATCAAGTTTTATGTGAAAAGAGAAATAGATTGAGATAtggtttttaataaaataatttctgaTCACATATTTGCAATATTTTGTAGCTTTACTCTAGCATGATTGCTTTTTAAGAAaagacaatatttttttgatatcaAAAAGAGAAATCTTTGGAGACCCCTAAAATAATAGAGGTCTTAAAACAGAGGAAttcaaatagtattttttatttgatttacttgtaaaccaataaaatagatatatgtatttttgaaAGTTGCTTTCAAAGGGAGCTGCATATATATAGCATCTTTCAGTAATATTAGTACAAATGAATCAGAATGGGGTCATCGATGTTAACCATTCTTAAATAATCTGGACCAGTCTAAATAATAGTAGCACTTTGAGCATTTTGCTCCATATATATCTTGAATTTTTCCTGTTTTAAGTACTTTcatatctagatatttatgTGCTACTATAATGCTACATCCACGAGAACCCTTCTTTATCATAGGAATCATTTTCAGTCATTGGATGATGAAGATTATACGATTGATACATCTATCTTATTGAATGAATACATATTTGGGCTCTAAAAACATGCTAGTTAGACCGTTGTGATTAACGCCACTTAACAACCAATTATAACATCTTAGGACTCGAAAATATGTCATGATTCCTTCAATTTGTGTCATGCCGAAGTAAATTCAATTCTATGTTGAAATAGATTTTGAATTTCCAATGATGCCTTTGGTTTTGAATAGCAACTATCattcactttttctctccTCCGATATCTCAGAAcctaaaaattttgtattcgCCATTTGTcctaataataaatatgaaacatttaattttttggcacgagattttgTACATTgtgttttatgtgttaatgaagagaaaataaattaagaaagatgaaaaggtagagatgttgttgtttccattttagcaaacatttcatttttaatggaacatTCTAAAgaggaaaatgtttcattttcaatggGACACAATGATGATTGATGAGTGTAACTCTGtcgatttaattttttttcacaaactatatacaaaattaaagataattctAAAGAAATCCTAATTACATACTTATATTCATATGAAGAAATTTGCATGAAAAACATACCTGAGTTTTGCTGAAGTAGTTTCAATGTAACGCTGACGtgtattttatcaaatttgctGATGACGTAAGTGACAACCGAAACCTGGGTTAATATAATTGGGCACAAAATTCAGTgttatacttataaatatattttcaaattagttGAAGGTGTCATTGACATCTCGCAATTACCCTTAATTATCCCaaagaaaatatagtaattttggACAGTTTataatcaacaaacaaagaTGAACTTctcaaacaaaaatacctctccccaaaaaaatgaatggcTGATCAGTTACAACTGTTAAAAGAAATACTGATGTATACGAATCTTATCATATTCATGTGGCCTTTATTTCTGAATCCAGCCCtactacataaataaaaaataaaaaatatccatCAATTATTATACATTAGCAACACTGTACTCAAAATGTCACATTCAATGTTCCACCACAGATCACCAAATTGTTCCAAACCATCTAGTTATTGCAAATTAAGGTGTAGCAAATCAGCAAATATAATGTTATCAGTGCCTACTTTTGGACATGGTTGTTTTTGTTTCCTAAGTCGGCCGCAGCCTTAGACGCGCGGTCTAAGACGTCCGAAACCCAGAGAGCCCCTTTAGCAAAGTAAGTGCTGTTAACAACAGCACTTGCAGCCGCCACAGCCGTCTTCCCCGAGTACACTGCTGCAGTTTTAGTCATGTCGTAGACATGATACTTCTCTTCGATGCCCTTGCCAGCTTGCACTCCCGTCTGAATTTTGTCGGTCAGTCCAATTCTTTTGCTGAACTCTGCAATCTTGGCAGCTGCACTTGATGAAACCTGGTGGGATTCATCCAATGCTTTGGCTTTGGACAGTGCATCTTTCCCCAACACATACCCCTTTGCAATCATGTTTTGGACCACTTGTTGCACCACCGTCACCGCCTCCCCAGGGCTTGACACAAACTGATCAGACCGCTGTCCCTGCCAAGTACGAAGTTACAAGCTAATGCATCCAAAATTGAATTCTTCATGAGTTATGAATCAATTTCCATATGTACCAACCTCAACAAATAATGATGGAGATGGATCAACGTTATACGCTCCACAGCTAGATATCGCTACTGGCTGATTCGCAATCTCAGATCCCTGAAATTCGTTCCACATTCACAAACAAGTTTAGCTAAAGCACGAACATAAAACGAGAATACTGAGCAACTTATCAAGCAAAAAAGAGACTTACGCTGAGAAGGAGAGCAACTTTCACAGAATAAGCATCTTCGAATTCAACGTGTGCCATAGAGACATCACTACTCACCCTGCAATCAAAATTCCCATCCACATTTAGTactaaatttttgtttcttgattACAGAGTATATTAGCTTTCTTTACATGTAGAATTGACATCAAACACATTGTTAAATAGCATTCAACATATCAAAGATGAGTATATTGTTATATATGTTGGACTAAACATTTTATGAAAAGTTAGCAAGCCAACCTGGTGATTTGTAAGTGCCTGATATTGCCACAGTTGATGAAGAACTGGTAGACGTCTTCCCTACTCGCTTCTGGTGGAAGTCCGATTACTTCTACCATATACTGACCCCTCGAGTACTCCATTCAACCAAGAACCTTCTTTTCTTCAGAGACTCAATCCCTACAACAGAAAATTATTCATATGAAAGGCTACTACAATGTATATTGAGCAAAGTAGAGCTACAAGAAGGAAAGAATACTACAATTAGATGCTATTGTGATGCAGATGAACACTTAAATCATTATAGGATTTGTTTGAAACTCTAGTAAAGGGAgtttgtatataaattaaagagaacTACTCACTTTAGTAGGAAAAACCACTGCTAATTGGTTTCATAACCAATTAGCATATCGAgacataatattttaactaaacatgtagacTTTCAAGGCAAATCAAGCTGAGTGATGCACGCAAATAAGTCTCTTTTCTTTTGGCATCCCAATTCAAAGCACTAATTTTCTCATTCAATCCCTTTACTTACATTTTACATTTACTTTCatgttctatttttatttgcataaTACTCTCTCCTGCCTACTTGCCCTACTTGTGCACAATCTTGAAACAAAATGAGACAATCCAAAAATGATTTAGagataatataattaggaTCGAGgcaatatttttgaaatgtgTACCACAagtcaaaattaatataattctaTTTCTATAGGCAGTTAGGCACAGATAATAATCTCTAAACTAGTTGAAGATTAATTCAAAAGGAATACAGAAAAGATGAAACCAGCACTTATCAATTTATCATGAATTcatgaatgaaataaaaaaagaacaa
This Salvia hispanica cultivar TCC Black 2014 unplaced genomic scaffold, UniMelb_Shisp_WGS_1.0 HiC_scaffold_169, whole genome shotgun sequence DNA region includes the following protein-coding sequences:
- the LOC125198591 gene encoding uncharacterized protein At3g28850-like → MGCATSKPKVCRSCQRPYSPVRRSYSMHVHHPPQKTGDSYHLVALTSSTLGSLKLDPLIQTLAADKSTDDRNQKPSIEDAEIEKEKEKEVIPSVKEEFAMGMIEAKTWSHMIDSKIPKLPPMTPVITPPGEPETIDAWEMMEGLEDSSPLRPAHFRSFSFHVGSGADDQPTPRVKEISGGSSSSDGDTEISSNDTSIASEFDTGVIATLRRALEDLPPANPFHLRPIGEDEKQSEKEKKEKDKLIVYFTSLRGVRKTYEDCCHVRVMLKGLGAKVDERDVSMHSGFKEELKTALLAAEAGGIGLPSVFLNGKLVGGADEIRRLNEEGMLGKLVENCEPADEGGLAAGCEACGDVRFVPCETCSGSCKIYYDADSENKDEDEDGNDGNDNDDGDDDDNEECGFKRCPDCNENGLIRCPICCD
- the LOC125198594 gene encoding binding partner of ACD11 1-like translates to MEYSRGQYMVEVIGLPPEASREDVYQFFINCGNIRHLQITRVSSDVSMAHVEFEDAYSVKVALLLSGSEIANQPVAISSCGAYNVDPSPSLFVEGQRSDQFVSSPGEAVTVVQQVVQNMIAKGYVLGKDALSKAKALDESHQVSSSAAAKIAEFSKRIGLTDKIQTGVQAGKGIEEKYHVYDMTKTAAVYSGKTAVAAASAVVNSTYFAKGALWVSDVLDRASKAAADLGNKNNHVQK